One Festucalex cinctus isolate MCC-2025b chromosome 3, RoL_Fcin_1.0, whole genome shotgun sequence DNA window includes the following coding sequences:
- the ccdc73 gene encoding coiled-coil domain-containing protein 73 isoform X1 produces MDHSMDPGVLSPSTVVGVSVAPQQRPLLNTPCQSESGGTILLQLLEFKTHLLEAVEELHIRREAEARFENQIGKVVLEKQEMEWKKDSLQHQIETATKQHTESLINVKKQLQAKIRKTEEEKGKYQVISELKEKEISNLKEELKSLQLLKYNFEKKSNELEQKQALQIRSKDSHLIQMGEVEKRFGTLSRQCATLKKAHERLEQNVEEAMKRNKKLTATNEKHEATIQTLMKELEEVNTKLIKTKFSSVRHHTCGIMTHKEQHLNQLSCQLSMETEMNRRLQEEYDAVCSEKQEVMMSLQHTQQLFLDQTQAMNRLQLQLKAQEEQYKALKEEHEEMQDKSKAVEEKVAQLMSEQQDFQALKEVHYDLQQKHSELFEQVKVQAQKIHELEMFPSLTERTRGRPPDEPKNSFTLPVFGSLQNSAVSQSKILDCLEDTSAKTRLDGEMGGQESPKLCGKSETQLQVQREEAFSIHSPKRLLGLEDTMDSDDTILNKHTSSSTTTENLSNKVSELTCTTSYHSAVELAISESLVNEMNISNSDNMSNNYLPTSDRNSNHESTSPSGTDCSGMDNVKEVMNNSKESCKNESQLICTEDVLEETCAGEQKEIIFSQTADSGNSQEHSKMDAHMSKTELAAEFRDGENEEGKTETKLEAQTTCDIKSNTPPDSDFMDINEKTDAVCEANDYQKDTEKVPDHSPVTMRDGLLHDLSSPSAQGLNNRAILIVQAAQDVCQVEVQTNAETVKSSPSAVYPVVEKTTEVERLDESGTNAQTNFSDLLSESADSVKNQTVTEPINNTSNLTPTNEMSGTDTNEKAKKTIVDDKINNLGTSEPANELMEDFESEACGTTSQAEPVIYDGDLNIPISNQDIAEDSKSSDSVLSGSVQPKSGNIESPELGSPKCQKQPVIKETLGDVKELSLPTLKTYRPSFDWGGAMKQAVLATTTSDSNLQPNVQNSPISEQYASASHGLPTQSPCTFLKSQHSKEPLVIIRASDLLKASSVSSSAGFGRKHTLGERNIFGDRFRETVTTDESSRVSLSAPSYPVSNSSSTWATPGRTSMPAVVPRSDAELEPLCSQEEQQSSFRAQISKIEQFLKSERLHLSKRRHTDN; encoded by the exons ATGGACCACAGTATGGATCCTGGAGTTCTCTCACCGAGCACAGTT gttGGAGTATCAGTGGCTCCACAGCAGAGGCCTCTACTGAACACCCCTTGCCAATCAGAAAGTGGGGGAACCATCTTACTGCAGTTGCTGgaatttaaaacacatctgCTTGAGGCTGTGGAGGAGCTGCACATTCGAAGG GAGGCAGAAGCTCGATTTGAGAATCAGATCGGTAAAGTGGTGCTGGAGAAACAAGAGATGGAGTGGAAGAAG GATTCATTACAACACCAAATAGAAACAGCTACAAAACAGCATACAGAGTCTCTCATCAATGTTAAAAAGCAG TTACAGGCCAAAATAAGAAAGACAGAGGAGGAGAAG GGGAAATACCAGGTCATTTCTGAGTTAAAAGAGAAGGAGATTAGCAACTTGAAAGAAGAACTGAAGTCACTCCAG CTGCTGAAGTACAACTTTGAAAAGAAATCCAATGAGTTG GAACAGAAGCAAGCTTTGCAGATTCGGTCAAAAGACAGTCACCTGATCCAAATGGGAGAGGTTGAGAAACGGTTTGGCACTCTATCTAGACAGTGTGCCACACTCAAGAAGGCCCATGAGCGACTGGAGCAGAATG tTGAAGAAGCAATGAAAAGAAACAAGAAACTAACAGCTACAAATGAAAAGCATGAAGCAACCATTCAGACACTAATGAAG GAGTTGGAGGAGGTCAACACCAAACTGATCAAGACAAAGTTCTCATCAGTGCGACATCACACCTGCGGCATAATGACACACAAAGAGCAGCATCTAAACCAGCTGAGTTGCCAGCTCAGCATG GAAACTGAAATGAACAGAAGACTACAGGAAGAATATGATGCTGTGTGTTCCGAGAAACAA GAGGTGATGATGTCCCTGCAGCACACTCAGCAGCTCTTTTTGGACCAGACACAGGCCATGAACAGACTCCAGTTGCAGCTGAAGGCACAAGAGGAGCAGTACAAG GCCCTGAAAGAGGAACATGAAGAGATGCAAGACAAAAGCAAGGCAGTGGAAGAAAAAGTTGCTCAATTGATG AGTGAGCAGCAAGATTTTCAAGCACTGAAAGAGGTGCATTATGACCTTCAACAGAAACACAGTGAACTGTTTGAACAGGTCAAAGTGCAGGCCCAGAAAATACATGAATTGGAG ATGTTCCCCAGTCTCACAGAGAGAACGAGAGGGAGACCTCCTGATGAACCCAAAAACAGCTTCACACTGCCTGTCTTTGGCAGCCTTCAGAACTCAGCCGTTTCTCAGAGCAAAATCCTGGACTGTCTGGAAGATACGAGCGCTAAGACGAGACTGGATGGTGAAATGGGAG GACAAGAATCACCAAAGCTCTGTGGAAAGTCGGAAACGCAGCTACAAGTTCAACGTGAAGAGGCGTTTTCAATTCATTCACCCAAGAGGCTCCTCGGACTCGAGGATACAATGGACAGTGATGACACCATTTTGAATAAACACACAAGCAGCTCTACCACAACCGAAAATCTCTCTAACAAAGTGTCAGAGCTGACTTGTACTACTTCCTATCATTCTGCTGTTGAGTTGGCCATCAGTGAAAGCTTAGTGAATGAAATGAATATATCAAACTCAGACAACATGTCAAACAATTACCTACCAACCAGCGACAGAAATAGCAATCATGAGAGCACAAGCCCAAGTGGAACAGACTGTAGTGGGATGGACAATGTGAAAGAGGTAATGAACAATAGTAAAGAAAGTTGCAAAAATGAAAGTCAGCTGATTTGCACTGAAGATGTCCTGGAAGAGACATGTGCTGGAGAGcaaaaagaaattattttttcccaaacaGCTGATAGTGGAAACAGTCAAGAACACAGCAAAATGGATGCACACATGTCCAAAACAGAATTAGCAGCAGAGTTCAGGGATGGAGAGAATGAGGaaggaaaaacagaaacaaagctAGAGGCCCAGACGACGTGTGATATAAAGAGCAACACCCCACCGGACAGTGACTTTATGGACATCAATGAGAAAACAGACGCCGTCTGCGAGGCGAACGACTATCAAAAAGACACAGAGAAAGTTCCAGACCACAGTCCTGTTACCATGAGGGATGGGCTACTTCACGACCTCAGCAGCCCTTCAGCCCAAGGTCTCAATAATAGagctattttaattgtgcaagcGGCTCAAGACGTGTGTCAAGTTGAGGTCCAAACCAATGCAGAGACGGTCAAGTCATCTCCAAGTGCAGTTTATCCAGTGGTTGAGAAAACCACAGAAGTGGAGAGGTTGGACGAATCAGGAACTAATGCTCAAACCAACTTTTCTGATCTTCTGAGTGAGTCAGCTGACTCAGTGAAAAATCAGACAGTGACAGAACCTATTAATAATACGAGCAATTTGACTCCCACAAATGAAATGAGTGGTACCGATACAAATGAGAAAGCCAAGAAAACCATTGTTGACGACAAAATTAATAATCTGGGTACATCTGAGCCTGCAAATGAACTAATGGAGGATTTTGAAAGTGAGGCCTGTGGGACGACCTCTCAGGCAGAACCTGTCATTTATGATGGGGATTTAAACATTCCCATTTCCAACCAAGACATTGCAGAGGATTCAAAATCCTCTGACAGTGTCTTGTCAGGCTCCGTTCAACCAAAAAGTGGTAATATTGAATCACCTGAGCTTGGCTCACCTAAATGCCAAAAGCAGCCTGTTATAAAAGAAACCCTTGGAGATGTGAAGGAATTGTCTTTACCTACTTTAAAGACTTACAGGCCATCATTTGACTGGGGTGGTGCAATGAAACAAGCGGTTCTAGCCACAACTACCTCTGACTCCAACCTGCAGCCAAATGTTCAG AACTCGCCCATCTCTGAGCAATATGCAAGTGCTTCACATGGGCTGCCCACACAGTCTCCCTGCACATTTCTGAAAAGCCAGCACAGTAAAG AGCCATTGGTGATTATTAGAGCATCTGACCTGTTGAAGGCCTCCAGCGTCTCTTCATCTGCAGGATTTGGGAGGAAACATACGCTGGGAGAGCGGAACATTTTTGGAGATCGCTTCAGAGAAACAGTAACAACTGAT gaAAGCAGCAGAGTCTCATTGTCTGCCCCTTCTTATCCAGTTTCTAACTCTTCGAGCACATGGGCGACTCCTGG TAGAACTTCTATGCCTGCCGTAGTTCCGAGATCCGATGCTGAGTTGGAACCTCTGTGCTCTCAAGAAGAGCAACAGTCgtcattcagagcccagatatCGAAAATTGAACAGTTCTTAAAATCAGAAAGGCTCCACCTGTCCAAGCGACGACACACAGACAACTGA
- the ccdc73 gene encoding coiled-coil domain-containing protein 73 isoform X2: MDHSMDPGVLSPSTVVGVSVAPQQRPLLNTPCQSESGGTILLQLLEFKTHLLEAVEELHIRREAEARFENQIGKVVLEKQEMEWKKDSLQHQIETATKQHTESLINVKKQLQAKIRKTEEEKGKYQVISELKEKEISNLKEELKSLQLLKYNFEKKSNELEQKQALQIRSKDSHLIQMGEVEKRFGTLSRQCATLKKAHERLEQNVEEAMKRNKKLTATNEKHEATIQTLMKELEEVNTKLIKTKFSSVRHHTCGIMTHKEQHLNQLSCQLSMETEMNRRLQEEYDAVCSEKQEVMMSLQHTQQLFLDQTQAMNRLQLQLKAQEEQYKALKEEHEEMQDKSKAVEEKVAQLMSEQQDFQALKEVHYDLQQKHSELFEQVKVQAQKIHELEMFPSLTERTRGRPPDEPKNSFTLPVFGSLQNSAVSQSKILDCLEDTSAKTRLDGEMGGQESPKLCGKSETQLQVQREEAFSIHSPKRLLGLEDTMDSDDTILNKHTSSSTTTENLSNKVSELTCTTSYHSAVELAISESLVNEMNISNSDNMSNNYLPTSDRNSNHESTSPSGTDCSGMDNVKEVMNNSKESCKNESQLICTEDVLEETCAGEQKEIIFSQTADSGNSQEHSKMDAHMSKTELAAEFRDGENEEGKTETKLEAQTTCDIKSNTPPDSDFMDINEKTDAVCEANDYQKDTEKVPDHSPVTMRDGLLHDLSSPSAQGLNNRAILIVQAAQDVCQVEVQTNAETVKSSPSAVYPVVEKTTEVERLDESGTNAQTNFSDLLSESADSVKNQTVTEPINNTSNLTPTNEMSGTDTNEKAKKTIVDDKINNLGTSEPANELMEDFESEACGTTSQAEPVIYDGDLNIPISNQDIAEDSKSSDSVLSGSVQPKSGNIESPELGSPKCQKQPVIKETLGDVKELSLPTLKTYRPSFDWGGAMKQAVLATTTSDSNLQPNVQNSPISEQYASASHGLPTQSPCTFLKSQHSKEPLVIIRASDLLKASSVSSSAGFGRKHTLGERNIFGDRFRETVTTDESSRVSLSAPSYPVSNSSSTWATPGTSMPAVVPRSDAELEPLCSQEEQQSSFRAQISKIEQFLKSERLHLSKRRHTDN, from the exons ATGGACCACAGTATGGATCCTGGAGTTCTCTCACCGAGCACAGTT gttGGAGTATCAGTGGCTCCACAGCAGAGGCCTCTACTGAACACCCCTTGCCAATCAGAAAGTGGGGGAACCATCTTACTGCAGTTGCTGgaatttaaaacacatctgCTTGAGGCTGTGGAGGAGCTGCACATTCGAAGG GAGGCAGAAGCTCGATTTGAGAATCAGATCGGTAAAGTGGTGCTGGAGAAACAAGAGATGGAGTGGAAGAAG GATTCATTACAACACCAAATAGAAACAGCTACAAAACAGCATACAGAGTCTCTCATCAATGTTAAAAAGCAG TTACAGGCCAAAATAAGAAAGACAGAGGAGGAGAAG GGGAAATACCAGGTCATTTCTGAGTTAAAAGAGAAGGAGATTAGCAACTTGAAAGAAGAACTGAAGTCACTCCAG CTGCTGAAGTACAACTTTGAAAAGAAATCCAATGAGTTG GAACAGAAGCAAGCTTTGCAGATTCGGTCAAAAGACAGTCACCTGATCCAAATGGGAGAGGTTGAGAAACGGTTTGGCACTCTATCTAGACAGTGTGCCACACTCAAGAAGGCCCATGAGCGACTGGAGCAGAATG tTGAAGAAGCAATGAAAAGAAACAAGAAACTAACAGCTACAAATGAAAAGCATGAAGCAACCATTCAGACACTAATGAAG GAGTTGGAGGAGGTCAACACCAAACTGATCAAGACAAAGTTCTCATCAGTGCGACATCACACCTGCGGCATAATGACACACAAAGAGCAGCATCTAAACCAGCTGAGTTGCCAGCTCAGCATG GAAACTGAAATGAACAGAAGACTACAGGAAGAATATGATGCTGTGTGTTCCGAGAAACAA GAGGTGATGATGTCCCTGCAGCACACTCAGCAGCTCTTTTTGGACCAGACACAGGCCATGAACAGACTCCAGTTGCAGCTGAAGGCACAAGAGGAGCAGTACAAG GCCCTGAAAGAGGAACATGAAGAGATGCAAGACAAAAGCAAGGCAGTGGAAGAAAAAGTTGCTCAATTGATG AGTGAGCAGCAAGATTTTCAAGCACTGAAAGAGGTGCATTATGACCTTCAACAGAAACACAGTGAACTGTTTGAACAGGTCAAAGTGCAGGCCCAGAAAATACATGAATTGGAG ATGTTCCCCAGTCTCACAGAGAGAACGAGAGGGAGACCTCCTGATGAACCCAAAAACAGCTTCACACTGCCTGTCTTTGGCAGCCTTCAGAACTCAGCCGTTTCTCAGAGCAAAATCCTGGACTGTCTGGAAGATACGAGCGCTAAGACGAGACTGGATGGTGAAATGGGAG GACAAGAATCACCAAAGCTCTGTGGAAAGTCGGAAACGCAGCTACAAGTTCAACGTGAAGAGGCGTTTTCAATTCATTCACCCAAGAGGCTCCTCGGACTCGAGGATACAATGGACAGTGATGACACCATTTTGAATAAACACACAAGCAGCTCTACCACAACCGAAAATCTCTCTAACAAAGTGTCAGAGCTGACTTGTACTACTTCCTATCATTCTGCTGTTGAGTTGGCCATCAGTGAAAGCTTAGTGAATGAAATGAATATATCAAACTCAGACAACATGTCAAACAATTACCTACCAACCAGCGACAGAAATAGCAATCATGAGAGCACAAGCCCAAGTGGAACAGACTGTAGTGGGATGGACAATGTGAAAGAGGTAATGAACAATAGTAAAGAAAGTTGCAAAAATGAAAGTCAGCTGATTTGCACTGAAGATGTCCTGGAAGAGACATGTGCTGGAGAGcaaaaagaaattattttttcccaaacaGCTGATAGTGGAAACAGTCAAGAACACAGCAAAATGGATGCACACATGTCCAAAACAGAATTAGCAGCAGAGTTCAGGGATGGAGAGAATGAGGaaggaaaaacagaaacaaagctAGAGGCCCAGACGACGTGTGATATAAAGAGCAACACCCCACCGGACAGTGACTTTATGGACATCAATGAGAAAACAGACGCCGTCTGCGAGGCGAACGACTATCAAAAAGACACAGAGAAAGTTCCAGACCACAGTCCTGTTACCATGAGGGATGGGCTACTTCACGACCTCAGCAGCCCTTCAGCCCAAGGTCTCAATAATAGagctattttaattgtgcaagcGGCTCAAGACGTGTGTCAAGTTGAGGTCCAAACCAATGCAGAGACGGTCAAGTCATCTCCAAGTGCAGTTTATCCAGTGGTTGAGAAAACCACAGAAGTGGAGAGGTTGGACGAATCAGGAACTAATGCTCAAACCAACTTTTCTGATCTTCTGAGTGAGTCAGCTGACTCAGTGAAAAATCAGACAGTGACAGAACCTATTAATAATACGAGCAATTTGACTCCCACAAATGAAATGAGTGGTACCGATACAAATGAGAAAGCCAAGAAAACCATTGTTGACGACAAAATTAATAATCTGGGTACATCTGAGCCTGCAAATGAACTAATGGAGGATTTTGAAAGTGAGGCCTGTGGGACGACCTCTCAGGCAGAACCTGTCATTTATGATGGGGATTTAAACATTCCCATTTCCAACCAAGACATTGCAGAGGATTCAAAATCCTCTGACAGTGTCTTGTCAGGCTCCGTTCAACCAAAAAGTGGTAATATTGAATCACCTGAGCTTGGCTCACCTAAATGCCAAAAGCAGCCTGTTATAAAAGAAACCCTTGGAGATGTGAAGGAATTGTCTTTACCTACTTTAAAGACTTACAGGCCATCATTTGACTGGGGTGGTGCAATGAAACAAGCGGTTCTAGCCACAACTACCTCTGACTCCAACCTGCAGCCAAATGTTCAG AACTCGCCCATCTCTGAGCAATATGCAAGTGCTTCACATGGGCTGCCCACACAGTCTCCCTGCACATTTCTGAAAAGCCAGCACAGTAAAG AGCCATTGGTGATTATTAGAGCATCTGACCTGTTGAAGGCCTCCAGCGTCTCTTCATCTGCAGGATTTGGGAGGAAACATACGCTGGGAGAGCGGAACATTTTTGGAGATCGCTTCAGAGAAACAGTAACAACTGAT gaAAGCAGCAGAGTCTCATTGTCTGCCCCTTCTTATCCAGTTTCTAACTCTTCGAGCACATGGGCGACTCCTGG AACTTCTATGCCTGCCGTAGTTCCGAGATCCGATGCTGAGTTGGAACCTCTGTGCTCTCAAGAAGAGCAACAGTCgtcattcagagcccagatatCGAAAATTGAACAGTTCTTAAAATCAGAAAGGCTCCACCTGTCCAAGCGACGACACACAGACAACTGA
- the LOC144015918 gene encoding DEP domain-containing protein 7-like, with amino-acid sequence MATIKERAAALNLAEKLRNRPQARGLFVKAPQCPSLGSSIISHLRSSLKGRRRRVYLVSHNDCFLGSEAVDAVAEYIGSDKTFEGVTACRDKVVNVCQALLDCNVFETVGTKVFGKDRKHAAFQDSKSALYRFHQHAPIEEDLEKGVLVSSIQKLFACSPSDREPKCLMPTTPVKFAQTSSHVPQLGSPGGSDVSASLPVETRVENLSLSPNSVETHSVLPQSVVDAVWQEQTLLRLLQIVDLPILEGVLHISQIPSGSTPAHPMSHCKPDLTNHLDRQILKAFRDSRDDEWLRAALDCLDFLPDQAVVKLSRELPLLFPQDQQSADQADGNAPGNECLSESGTAQCKMLLYGTLVRHYSNTDRPSLLPEQMAGIYSAITDLFENAKLATALEALQLCLKLLTPRCREELCHILTFMTVAADAQEIKLDKEMENRLAVKRSFSRAILNSKALSKEREDLMVVFMLSNLKEIFKTPGYLHKGVSDKLADLVQAKQPDVTGCQFSNRTSIDTTKTTTDQELWSLLHLIQLDTKISAKERKRRLGQFYRAHPEIFNKYFGESAVNVL; translated from the exons ATGGCCACAATTAAAGAAAGAGCTGCGGCGTTGAATCTGGCTGAGAAACTACGTAATCGTCCTCAAG CTCGAGGGTTGTTCGTGAAGGCACCCCAGTGTCCTTCGTTAGGAAGCAGCATCATCTCCCACCTCAGGTCTTCACTGAAAGGAAGGCGTCGTCGAGTTTACCTTGTGTCCCACAATGATTGCTTCCTGGGCTCTGAGGCTGTGGATGCTGTAGCAGAGTACATTGGCAGTGATAAGACCTTTGAGG GTGTCACAGCATGCCGGGACAAAGTGGTGAATGTGTGCCAAGCTCTGTTGGACTGTAATGTGTTTGAGACGGTAGGAACAAAAGTGTTTGGCAAAGACAGGAAGCACGCTGCGTTTCAGGACAGCAAGAGTGCTCTTTACAG GTTTCATCAGCATGCTCCAATAGAGGAAGACTTGGAGAAGGGGGTGCTTGTCAGCAGTATCCAGAAACTCTTCGCTTGTTCTCCCTCAGACAG gGAGCCAAAATGTCTAATGCCTACCACACCTGTCAAATTCGCTCAGACATCCTCACATGTTCCCCAGTTAGGGAGTCCTGGAGGCAGTGATGTCAGTGCCAGTTTGCCAGTGGAGACTAGAGTGGAAAATTTGAGTCTGAGTCCCAACAGCGTGGAGACACATTCTGTTTTACCACAGTCAG TGGTAGATGCCGTGTGGCAGGAGCAAACCCTTTTGAGGTTATTACAAATTGTGGATCTCCCCATATTGGAAGGGGTGCTTCACATCAGCCAGATCCCTTCAGGCTCGACTCCAGCACATCCCATGTCTCATTGTAAACCTGACCTGACCAACCACCTTGACAGACAGATCCTGAAGGCCTTCAGGGACTCCCG GGACGATGAGTGGCTTCGTGCAGCCCTGGACTGCCTGGACTTCCTCCCTGACCAGGCAGTAGTGAAGCTGAGCAGAGAGCTGCCACTCTTGTTCCCTCAAGATCAGCAGAGCGCTGACCAAGCTGATGGCAACGCACCAGG AAATGAATGCCTCTCTGAAAGTGGCACAGCTCAGTGCAAGATGCTGCTGTATGGCACACTGGTGAGACACTACAGCAACACAGATAGACCTTCACTACTTCCTGAACAAATGGCTGGGATATATTCAGCAATCACTGATCTGTTCG AGAATGCAAAATTGGCCACAGCACTTGAAGCTCTCCAGTTGTGCTTGAAGCTGCTGACACCAAGATGCAGAGAAGAGCTATGCCACATCCTTACGTTTATGACAGTGGCTGCTGACGCACAAGAAATAAAACTGGACAAGGAG ATGGAGAACAGACTTGCAGTGAAGAGGTCTTTTTCCAGGGCCATCCTGAACAGCAAGGCTCtgtcaaaagagagagaggatcTGATGGTGGTCTTCATGCTAAGCAATCTAAAGGAGATCTTTAAG acACCTGGATATCTGCACAAAGGAGTGAGCGACAAACTGGCTGACCTTGTTCAGGCAAAACAGCCCGATGTCACTG GCTGTCAGTTTTCCAACAGGACTTCCATTGACACTACAAAGACCACCACTGATCAGGAACTCTGGTCTTTGCTTCACTTAATTCAGCTGGACACAAAGATCTCTGCAAAGGAAAGAAAGCGTCGACTTGGGCAGTTTTACCGAGCACATCCTGAAATATTTAATAAGTACTTTGGTGAATCTGCTGTTAATGTCCTATAG